A segment of the Bos javanicus breed banteng chromosome 22, ARS-OSU_banteng_1.0, whole genome shotgun sequence genome:
ATGGTCTCCTAGACCCCGGGAGACGGCCAGGGTTCCCAGTAGCCGAGCCTGGAAATAAtagaggtgtgaggtgatagcaaACAGCCCCAGAAAATGTACACGTAAAGCACACACAGGTGGACTGTGACCCATGGGCCCCTGGGCTGAGGGAGAAACATCCTGTGACCTTGGAGCAGCCCCTAGGACCTCAGCCAAGGCCCCCCACCCCACGAGGGACAAAGGAGCTCCCACCTCCACAGGGGGTGATTCAAGAGGGATTCTCAGAGTGGCCATTTACTGACCTGCCTACCCTGTCCATGAATCAGTGGGTACTTGAGATCCGACTTCTCCACACACTTGTAGCTCCTACCAGGAGCAGACCCAGCATCAACCCAGGCCAACAGGGCCCACCTTGCCTCGTGGAAGGGGACTGCCCCAGGCCACCCAGCTGAGCCTGGACCCCAGGGCCCTCCCCACAGTGTCCCCAACCCCACCTCACTCACCAGCCACTCATGTGGTGATCCCTGAACAAGACCTTCTGCCCCAAGTCATCCCCCTTCAGTCGCCGAGGGAACTCCAGTCGGGTGAACTCACCAGCCAGAAGCTCAGGGTAGATAAAGGCCTGGGATAGGGAGGCCTTGCTCAGATCAGGCTCCCTCTGGTGGCCCAGGAGCTGGGGCTGCATCCACATCCTCCTCCACTAAGAGCACCTACCAGCTGCTGGATCCGCTGCCGCTCAGTCTCTGGGGTGAACTCAGAGCTCAGGGGCCGTACCTCATCCCTCCGCACCAGAATGGCCCTGGATGAAGTTTTAGAGGAGACGGAGAGGTCTGTGGAGCAGCCTCCATCCTTACCCATGGCCTCCCTCCTGCTGGCCCCTCCTCCAACCACCAGGGGCCAGTTCTGCCCATGCCAATCCCTTGCTCAAAGCCCCTCCATGACTGCTTAAGTCCTGCAGGGTAAAGCCTCAACCGTCTGACCTGGTCCCTGCCCCTCTGGCATCTGACACATGCCCGGTACACAAACAACTCAGCCAATCTTCCTCATTTCTGTCTCTCCACTTCCAGCCCCCTTTCACTGTCCCCCCACCTCTCCTGCCCGTCTGCTCGCCCCATCTTGCCCACCTTCCAGGGCTCACTCACCTGCTGTCCCCAGCATTGGCCACATACAGCTTTCCCTTCAGGGACACAGCCACCAGGGCTGTGCAGCCACCCACCTGGCCTGAGGCCTCCAACTCTCGCCCGATCACCTCATCCTGGGGCAAACCAAGGCTGCTTTAGCTGCTACTTGTACTGCCATTGTGCCAGTGTCCCCAAGCCCCACCCTACAGCGCACTTCCCAACCAGCAAGCATGGCAGTCCCTGCCCAAAGTCTAGCTATGACTCCAGGATCCCTGTGGTCAGGAGATCTAAATATATCCTTGGGGAGGTATGGAAGTAAACAGTGAGGAAGAGAAACCAGGGACCTAAAGGATGTGCAATGAGATAATACAGGTAAAAGCACCTAGCACATATTAATAGGAAGTGCTGGGGAAATAGGAGAGGTTATGATGACTGCTTAATAACAACCCAATTTTATCCTCTCAATCCGAAGATCCAGGGTGATCACAATTAAGTGCAGGGACGCCCCCCTAACCCAGAGTCCCTCAGATCCCTGGGGATAAaaccttccctccttccccagccaAAGGTCACACTCACACACTCCTGAAAGGCACTCTCCAGAGCCCCGATCACCAAGTCTTCTGTTCGAATGCCCTTTTCCTCCACAAACTGGGGGTCACTGGGGCAGACGCAGCAGCCGCTGAGGTGCATGGGGGGCTGAGTGGCCACCATGCCCTCTACCACAGCCTCCAGCTGCCGGCGCAGGCAGGAGTGCAGAGTGTTGGCAGCCAGGATAGCTGCAGCTGGACCGCCGTGCCCATCAAACAGTGCCCAGTAATGACCTGTCAGGAACTGTACAGGAAGGGCTTGGCATCAGGATCTGCCTGGCCTCCCTAGTTGTCCCCTGGCTGAAAATGGGGCACTAGGGCAAGAACCTCAGTCTGCAGTCCTGGCCCCAGTCTATAAGAGGGGCTCAGGCTCAGCTGCACTCACCTCCTCTGAGCACAAGGTCTGCCATTCCTGGTCCTCTTCAACCCCAAACTCACATCTCCGGATGCACAGCTTCCCACAGGCCGCCTGATCCTCATTGAACTCAGATTTCTCTGCGTTGATGATTCTGAGGCCAGGATGTGATCAGTGACCCTTTTAGGGACACACCTCTGCCCCCATGGACACAGAGAACAGTTGAAACATAGAAGGGAGCCCTCCCTCTGGAGCAATAGCCACCGTGCTGTCCCTAACACACACCTGGACAAACAAATGCTGGTAGTTTGCAAACTGTTCAGTGATCTCACAGCTAAGGCAAAACTCAGGACTCAGCCCCTCTGGAGCTTACCTGCTGTCCTGGGCTGGGAGGTAAGGGCAAGGCTGCCTAGGGAGGTGTGAGGCTTCCTTGCCTATCGGCTGCCCCATCTCAGCCATAACCCAGggtgagatgtgtgtgtgtgaggagtgGAAGGACTCTCCAAAGCCCAGAACGCTGGACCTCTGCCCAGTGACACTACCTCTTTTGGAAGCCTGACGGGGTAGGTTTTTGGGCTGAGAGGGCAGGTCCTTCCCGATGGGATGCGGGAGGGACCCAGAGGAAGTTATCCACAAGGTCGGGGGCGCGGGATCCTTCACTCAGCTGAGCCTGTTTTCTCAGTCGCCAGCACGGGACCCCGGGCGGGATCATGGGGTGGGGGACGCGGCCTCAGGATAAGACTcgcggggaggggggaggttcGGGCGCGGGCCCGTTTGGGGCCGGGCACTCACTCGGCGTAGCCTGCGTTCCAAGGCAGCGAGCGGCCCCGTACCGGGCTGCGCACCGGCCGGGCGTCCGGGCGGCGCGAGGCGTCGGCGGTGCCGGAGCTGGAGCCCGAGCCGCGCAGGAAGCGGGGCCGCCGGTAGGGCACAGGGCTGGTGCGGGGCCGGGGTGGCCGCGGCGCGGGGAGCGGGCCCCTCGGCAGGAAGCGGCGCCGGAACCAGTCGGCTGACATGGCGCGTTGGCCGGGGGCTGCCCGCGGGGCGCCGGGCGAGAGGCTGGGCCGACGGCACCGCCCACTAGTCCCCGGAGGAGGAAGCGGGCTAGGGGCGGGGCGGAGCCGGCTGCGCGGCGACGCCCCTAAACCCCAACCTCCCTGCCGCCCGGGAGGGAGCCTGTGCGCGGCCTGGGTGCCATCAAACCTACCGACAAGCCGATGGTGTTATCAACCCCActttacaggcaagaacactgagccTAGAGAGACAAAGAGGCTGGCCTCCGCTCACCCAGGAACCTGAGCAGGCTGAGGTTCACCCACCCGTACGGGGCACGAGCCTCTGAGAGGGAAAGTGCCTCCTCCCCGCTCAGGGAGGCTGTAGGGGTCCGGGGCCTCCAGGTTGGATCAATGTCCATGGCAGAGACTCAGGTCTCTTCTTGCTAGCCCGGAACCTTACACAAGGGCAAGATGGGAACAGGATGTACTTGGAGGTGTCACACGCCTGACACATTGAGTAAGAGGCTCAGAGCACAGTGTTCCCTCAGGTGACCTGCGTGCCTCACTCGCTTGGCCTGGCACCCTCCACTTTCAGACCGGGCTTGGTGGTCACCCTGGCCTTCCTTATCCTGAGCGTCCACTCCCACCCTCAAGGCCAAGTCTTGTAAACACTGTGCCTCCGATCAAGATGTCCTCTCTAGACAGACAGCAGGGGCCTCACTAGAGTGTTAAGTGACTGATGGGCAAACAGAATCCTTGGTCCCCGAAACACCAACTAGTCAGAGTTGAGACTTGTGACTAAGGGAAGTGAAAGACTTTCATCTGGGCTGGGGGCAAGATGTAAGCCTCTTGACTCCTGGCTGCCTACCACCATGGGGTCTGCAGCTGTGTCCCCCTTCACACCTGCATGTTAACAGTGCTTTGTCACCCTCTGCCGCTGAAGCCCAGCTTCCCATGCAGGACTGTTACTTCCATCTCAGAACAAGGACTCCTGAGGCCCACAGAGGGGAAGTGTCCTGACACCCAAAGCTGTGCTGTTTCCACTATGACAGTGCAGCTGACTCAGAGCCCCCACAGGGGatttctcttcccctttc
Coding sequences within it:
- the PPM1M gene encoding protein phosphatase 1M isoform X2; translated protein: MAEMGQPIGKEASHLPRQPCPYLPAQDSRIINAEKSEFNEDQAACGKLCIRRCEFGVEEDQEWQTLCSEEFLTGHYWALFDGHGGPAAAILAANTLHSCLRRQLEAVVEGMVATQPPMHLSGCCVCPSDPQFVEEKGIRTEDLVIGALESAFQECDEVIGRELEASGQVGGCTALVAVSLKGKLYVANAGDSRAILVRRDEVRPLSSEFTPETERQRIQQLAFIYPELLAGEFTRLEFPRRLKGDDLGQKVLFRDHHMSGWSYKCVEKSDLKYPLIHGQGRQARLLGTLAVSRGLGDHQLRVLDTNIQLKPFLLSVPQVTVLNMDQLEPQEEDVVVMATDGLWDVLSNEQVAWLVRSFLLGNREDPHRFSELAKMLIRSTQGTDDSPIQEGQVSYDDVSVFVIPLHHQGQGHSSR
- the PPM1M gene encoding protein phosphatase 1M isoform X1, giving the protein MSADWFRRRFLPRGPLPAPRPPRPRTSPVPYRRPRFLRGSGSSSGTADASRRPDARPVRSPVRGRSLPWNAGYAEIINAEKSEFNEDQAACGKLCIRRCEFGVEEDQEWQTLCSEEFLTGHYWALFDGHGGPAAAILAANTLHSCLRRQLEAVVEGMVATQPPMHLSGCCVCPSDPQFVEEKGIRTEDLVIGALESAFQECDEVIGRELEASGQVGGCTALVAVSLKGKLYVANAGDSRAILVRRDEVRPLSSEFTPETERQRIQQLAFIYPELLAGEFTRLEFPRRLKGDDLGQKVLFRDHHMSGWSYKCVEKSDLKYPLIHGQGRQARLLGTLAVSRGLGDHQLRVLDTNIQLKPFLLSVPQVTVLNMDQLEPQEEDVVVMATDGLWDVLSNEQVAWLVRSFLLGNREDPHRFSELAKMLIRSTQGTDDSPIQEGQVSYDDVSVFVIPLHHQGQGHSSR